From the genome of Longimicrobiales bacterium:
GTCCTTGCCCCGGGTCACGAAGTTGGCGTGACACGCCCTGGACGTGTTGAGGTCTGCATGCGTCAGGTCGATGCCCGTGTCGATCACCCAGGCGGTCCTGCCCGTGCCGTCACCCGCGCCGCCCACGCGCGTCACTCCCCACGGCGTCGTCTGGCCGCCACCGCCGCCACCACCCGGACGTGCTGCGTCCTCGATCGGCCGGATCAGCGCTACCGGCCCGTCTGCCTCGATGATCTCGATGCGCGGATCCGCACGGAGTGCCTGCAGGCGCGACTCGGGTAGCGGCGCCGAGAAGCCGGGCGCGGCATGAAGCCGCATCGAGCGCACCGCGAGCCCGTGGATGCGCGCCAGCTCGCTCGTGGTGGACGGGACATCGACACCCTCACGGAACGTGACGAGGTAGATCGGCGCACCACGCTGCACGGATTCGGTCGAGACCGGATCGAACGGCAGGGCTGTGTCCTGCTCGGCGCAGGCGGCGAGTGTGACTGCGGCGAGCGCCGCAGCGGGGATGATACGTCGCATGGAGCCTCCCGACGGGGGGTGTGGGTGGGACACCGGCCGGCAGGTCGCAGCGCTACGGCTGCGTGCCGGGGTCCCGGCTGGTGGCGGAGCGGCGGACGCAATGCTGATGCCGCGGCCGCCGTCGGGCGCTCAGCTCCAGTCGAGCGCCCGCTGCACCAGGAGCGCGCGCTCCCGCTCGTTCTGAGCCAGTCCGGCCGCGCGCCGCAGCTCCGCGACGGCCTCGACGTTTCTGCCGAGCCTGTGCAGCAGGTCGGCGCGTGCCGCGGGCAGCAGGTGATAGTGCCGGAGCGCGGGCTCGTCCACGATGTCATCGATCAGCTCGAGACCGGCGTCCGGCCCGAAGGCCATGGCGACGGCGACCGCGCGGTTCAGAGCGACGACGGGCGACTGCGTGATCTCGGTCAGGGCGTCGTACAGTGCGACGATCCGCTCCCAGTCGGTGTCGCCCGGCGTGCGCGCACGTGCGTGACACGCGGCGATGGCTGCCTGGAGCGTGTAGGGGCCCAGCGTGTCGGTGAGCTGCTGTGCGCGCTCCAGTGCGGCAAGTCCGCGCTGGATGAGCAGTCGGTCCCAGCGCGAACGGTCCTGCTCCAGGAGCAGCACCGGCTCGCCGGCGGTGTCGATCCGGGCGCGGTTGCGCGATGCCTGCAGCTCGAGCAGCGCCACGAGTCCGTGAACCTCCGACTCATCGGGCGCGAGCCCGGCGAGGACGCGCGCGAGCCGCAAGGCTTCCTCGCACAGATCGGCGCGCAGCCACGCGTCGCCTGCTGTCGCGGCGTAGCCCTCGTTGAAAATCAGGTAGATCACCTCGAGCACGGAGCCCAGGCGTGCTGCCCGCTCCTCCTGGCGTGGCACTTCGAACGGCACGTGTGCTTCCGCCAGTGTGCGCTTCGCGCGGACGATTCGCTGTGCAACGGTCGGAACCGGTGCGAGAAACGCCCGTGCGATCTCTTCGGTGGTCAGGCCGCCGAGCAGTCGCAGCGTCAGTGCGACGCGCGCTTCGGTCGACAGGACCGGATGACACGCGGTGAAGATCAGTCGCAGCAGGTCGTCACCGACGTCGTCGTCGATTGCTTCGTGAATGGACGCTTCGGGCGACGTCGTCTGCTGGTCGATGTCGTACGCGACCTGCTCGTGCTTGCGCTCGAGCATCCGTCCCCGGCGCAGGTGATCGATTGCGCGACGCTTCGCGGTGGCCATGAGCCAGGCGCCCGGATTGTCCGGGACGCCCTGCTCCGGCCAGGAACGAAGCGCGGCGACGAGCGCGTCCTGGGCGAGATCCTCGGCCGTGCCGACGTCGCCTGTCATGCGTGCGACCGCGGCGATGATGCGTGGCGCGTCGATGCGCCACGCAGCTTCGATCGCGCGGTGTGTCCGCTCGGAGCTCACGACGGCTGTGTGCCCTCCACGTGCGCCCGCAGGCGCCTGTCTCGCTCCATCTGTTCGGGCGTAGCGACATCTGCGAAGTCGGCATCCTCGAAGACCTGCCGGATCTCGACCTCCGAGTGCTCGCCGTGCGGGTTCGGTATGCGCTTCACCCATTCGATCGCCTCGTCCAGCGAGCGGACCTGCAGAATCCAGAAACCGGCGATCAGCTCCTTGGTCTCGGCGAACGGTCCGTCGATGACCTTGCGCTTGCTTCCGTCGAAACGGACGCGGGCGCCCTTCGAGCTGGGGTGCAACCCTTCACCGGCCAGCAGGACGCCGGCCTTGACGAGCTCCTCGTTGAAGCGGCCCATCTCCTCGAGCAGCTCCTGGCTCGGCATGACGCCCGCCTCGCTGTCCTTTGTCGCCTTGACGATCACCATGAATCGCATGTCGAACCTCCTGTGAGTTGCTTTTTCAGGCCCGCCTGCGCCGATTGCTCCAGCCGGGCTCCATGAACGCGACGAACGAGCCGGCGCCATTTCGACACACGGGTCCG
Proteins encoded in this window:
- a CDS encoding RNA polymerase sigma factor, with the translated sequence MSSERTHRAIEAAWRIDAPRIIAAVARMTGDVGTAEDLAQDALVAALRSWPEQGVPDNPGAWLMATAKRRAIDHLRRGRMLERKHEQVAYDIDQQTTSPEASIHEAIDDDVGDDLLRLIFTACHPVLSTEARVALTLRLLGGLTTEEIARAFLAPVPTVAQRIVRAKRTLAEAHVPFEVPRQEERAARLGSVLEVIYLIFNEGYAATAGDAWLRADLCEEALRLARVLAGLAPDESEVHGLVALLELQASRNRARIDTAGEPVLLLEQDRSRWDRLLIQRGLAALERAQQLTDTLGPYTLQAAIAACHARARTPGDTDWERIVALYDALTEITQSPVVALNRAVAVAMAFGPDAGLELIDDIVDEPALRHYHLLPAARADLLHRLGRNVEAVAELRRAAGLAQNERERALLVQRALDWS
- a CDS encoding YciI family protein; this encodes MRFMVIVKATKDSEAGVMPSQELLEEMGRFNEELVKAGVLLAGEGLHPSSKGARVRFDGSKRKVIDGPFAETKELIAGFWILQVRSLDEAIEWVKRIPNPHGEHSEVEIRQVFEDADFADVATPEQMERDRRLRAHVEGTQPS